From Chloroflexia bacterium SDU3-3, the proteins below share one genomic window:
- a CDS encoding SDR family oxidoreductase, with product MSENTQRVAIVTGGSRGIGRAVAERLAADGMAVAIGYASNQAEASATVAGIVEKGGHAIAVQADVGDEQAVAALFDAAESAFGGVDVVANAAGIMALSSVADLELATLDRIYHTNIRGTFAVSQQAARRLRAGGAIINFSTSVTKMALPGYAAYAASKGAVDTVSLILARELRGRDITVNAVAPGPTATELFFEGKDEATIERMAKANPIERLGTPADIAEVVALLAGPGRWINGQIIYVNGGMI from the coding sequence ATGAGCGAGAACACACAGCGGGTCGCGATCGTCACCGGCGGGTCGCGGGGGATCGGGCGGGCCGTGGCCGAGCGGCTGGCCGCCGACGGTATGGCCGTGGCCATCGGCTACGCCAGCAACCAGGCCGAGGCCAGCGCCACGGTGGCGGGCATTGTCGAGAAGGGCGGGCACGCCATCGCCGTGCAGGCCGATGTGGGCGACGAGCAGGCGGTCGCGGCGCTGTTCGACGCGGCGGAAAGCGCGTTCGGCGGGGTGGATGTGGTGGCCAACGCGGCGGGGATCATGGCGCTCTCCAGCGTGGCCGATCTGGAGCTGGCCACGCTCGACCGGATCTACCACACCAACATCCGGGGCACCTTCGCGGTGAGCCAGCAGGCGGCGCGGCGGCTGCGCGCGGGCGGGGCGATCATCAACTTCTCCACCAGCGTCACCAAGATGGCGCTGCCCGGCTACGCCGCCTACGCCGCCAGCAAGGGCGCGGTCGACACCGTCAGCCTCATCCTAGCCCGCGAGCTACGCGGTCGCGACATCACCGTCAACGCCGTGGCCCCTGGCCCCACCGCCACCGAGCTGTTCTTTGAGGGCAAGGACGAGGCCACCATCGAGCGGATGGCCAAGGCCAACCCGATCGAGCGCCTGGGCACCCCCGCCGACATCGCCGAGGTGGTGGCGCTGCTGGCCGGGCCGGGGCGCTGGATCAACGGCCAGATCATCTACGTCAACGGCGGGATGATCTAG
- a CDS encoding AraC family transcriptional regulator translates to METDWLETGRAELAGLIARHATGAGAQPTAVPALYFFQAVEPTDWTHSFYEPSLCLVAQGRKVAALGDEERCYDPAHFLLVSVSLPIGARILEATPERPHLGLHINLDPATVAALAVEHPAAQAGRDAPLGISVGELDALLLDALLRLARLVEQPAHIAALAPLIQREIIYLLLVGAEGPRLRAMAAASGPTQRIASAIGVLRRHYAEPLRMADLAREVGMSVSGLHHHFKAVTAMSPLQYQKHVRLQEARRLMLTQDVDAASASFQVGYESPSQFSREYRRMFGAPPRQDVARLRGGA, encoded by the coding sequence ATGGAGACAGACTGGCTGGAGACGGGGCGGGCCGAGCTGGCGGGCCTGATCGCGCGCCACGCCACCGGCGCGGGCGCGCAGCCCACGGCGGTGCCCGCGCTCTACTTCTTTCAGGCGGTGGAGCCGACCGACTGGACACACTCGTTCTACGAGCCGTCGCTGTGCCTGGTGGCGCAGGGGCGCAAGGTGGCGGCGCTGGGCGACGAGGAGCGCTGCTATGACCCTGCGCACTTCCTGCTGGTGTCGGTGAGCCTGCCGATCGGGGCGCGTATCCTGGAGGCCACGCCGGAGAGGCCGCACCTGGGGCTGCACATCAACCTTGACCCGGCCACGGTGGCCGCGCTGGCGGTGGAGCACCCCGCAGCGCAGGCGGGGCGCGATGCGCCGCTGGGCATCTCGGTGGGCGAGCTGGATGCGCTGCTGCTGGATGCGCTGCTGCGGCTGGCGCGGCTGGTGGAGCAGCCCGCCCATATCGCCGCGCTGGCCCCGCTCATCCAGCGCGAGATCATCTACCTGCTGCTGGTGGGGGCCGAGGGGCCGCGCCTACGGGCCATGGCGGCGGCCAGCGGGCCGACCCAGCGGATCGCCAGCGCCATCGGGGTGCTGCGCCGCCACTACGCCGAGCCGCTGCGCATGGCCGACCTGGCCCGCGAGGTGGGCATGAGCGTGTCGGGGCTGCACCACCACTTCAAGGCGGTGACGGCCATGAGCCCGCTGCAGTACCAGAAGCACGTGCGGCTGCAGGAGGCGCGGCGGCTGATGCTGACGCAGGATGTGGATGCGGCCAGCGCCAGCTTCCAGGTGGGCTACGAGAGCCCCTCGCAGTTCAGCCGCGAGTACCGGCGGATGTTTGGCGCACCGCCTCGGCAGGATGTGGCGCGGCTGCGCGGCGGTGCCTAG
- the cls gene encoding cardiolipin synthase, with protein MSSWGNVLAVAYVAAELLVRVAMLLVVPRRRSTGAAQAWLMLILFLPWLGIILYFLIGSPKLPAHRRARQRTVDRMLKQIVARAEADPELAPLFDVQLSERHRQIAALTQRLGGMPPVGCSNAVLLPDYDLAVGRIIADVDRAQREVHVLFYIFADDTVGMGLANALIRAAGRGVKVRVLIDAMGSRSLGLRRVLGLLREGGVDACVALPISLRDYSRIDLRNHRKIVVVDGEVGYTGSQNMVCADFKPGIVYKELMVRLTGPIVAQLQATFMIDWYSETELRLDDVPVLPQEVASQGSVVAQVLPSGPAYDSDNVPLLFSALLHAARERAVLVTPYFIPDEALLGAIESAAYRGVDVHLVVSKAADQFAVSRAQRSYYDELLEAGVTIHLYDPPNLLHAKHLSIDDDMAVIGSSNVDIRSFRLDLEISVVFYGPYVAGALRAVEERYFASSQRLRAEEWRRRPVRQQMVENTLRLMSPLL; from the coding sequence ATGTCGTCGTGGGGAAATGTGTTGGCGGTGGCGTATGTGGCCGCCGAGCTGCTGGTGCGTGTGGCGATGCTGCTGGTGGTGCCGCGTCGGCGCAGCACCGGCGCAGCGCAGGCCTGGCTGATGTTGATTCTGTTCCTGCCCTGGCTCGGTATCATCCTGTATTTTCTGATCGGCAGCCCCAAGCTGCCCGCCCACCGCCGCGCGCGCCAGCGCACGGTCGACCGCATGCTCAAGCAGATCGTGGCGCGCGCCGAGGCCGACCCCGAGCTGGCCCCGCTGTTTGATGTGCAGCTCAGCGAGCGCCACCGCCAGATCGCCGCGCTGACCCAACGGCTGGGCGGCATGCCGCCGGTGGGCTGCAGCAACGCAGTGCTGCTGCCCGACTACGACCTAGCGGTCGGGCGGATCATCGCGGATGTGGATCGGGCCCAGCGCGAGGTGCACGTGCTGTTCTATATCTTTGCCGACGACACCGTGGGCATGGGCCTGGCCAACGCGCTCATCCGCGCGGCGGGGCGCGGCGTGAAGGTGCGCGTGCTGATCGACGCCATGGGCTCGCGCAGCCTGGGGCTGCGGCGGGTGCTGGGCCTGCTGCGCGAGGGCGGGGTGGATGCCTGCGTGGCCCTGCCGATCTCGCTGCGCGACTACTCGCGCATCGACCTGCGCAACCACCGCAAGATCGTGGTGGTGGATGGCGAGGTGGGCTACACCGGCTCGCAGAACATGGTCTGCGCCGATTTCAAGCCCGGGATCGTGTACAAGGAGCTGATGGTGCGCCTGACCGGCCCGATCGTCGCCCAGCTGCAGGCCACCTTCATGATCGACTGGTACTCGGAGACCGAGCTGCGGCTGGATGATGTGCCCGTGCTGCCGCAGGAGGTCGCCTCCCAGGGCAGCGTGGTGGCGCAGGTGCTGCCCAGCGGCCCCGCCTACGACTCGGACAACGTGCCGCTGCTGTTTAGCGCCCTGCTGCACGCCGCCCGCGAGCGCGCCGTGCTGGTGACGCCCTACTTCATCCCCGACGAGGCGCTGCTGGGCGCTATCGAGTCGGCGGCGTACCGTGGGGTGGATGTGCACTTGGTGGTGTCGAAGGCCGCCGATCAGTTCGCGGTCTCCCGCGCCCAGCGCTCGTACTACGACGAGCTGCTTGAGGCGGGCGTGACCATCCATCTCTACGACCCGCCGAACCTGCTGCACGCCAAGCACCTGAGCATCGACGATGATATGGCGGTGATCGGGTCAAGCAATGTGGACATTCGCTCGTTTCGGCTCGATCTGGAGATCTCGGTGGTGTTCTACGGGCCGTATGTGGCCGGGGCACTGCGGGCGGTGGAGGAGCGCTACTTTGCCTCGTCGCAGCGCCTGCGCGCCGAGGAGTGGCGGCGCAGGCCGGTGCGCCAGCAGATGGTAGAGAACACCCTGCGGCTGATGAGCCCGCTGCTCTAG
- a CDS encoding NAD(P)/FAD-dependent oxidoreductase: protein MAYDYDAIIVGGGHNGLTCAGYLARAGMRVLVCERRPIVGGAVCTEEVIPGYKIDVGSSAHIMIHMTPVVRELELERYGLEYIDMDPWGYHPLLGRPGALAFYRDFNRTYASIEKISPQDAEAYREFVEFWRPINEGVFEAFMRPPSMGALVGGVAKGQIKSGQIARSIETTRRLFSSYGQLIAETFRSEPMRAAMTWLAAQSGPPPDELGAGDFFGWHTMIHQSGAMHPRGGSGMLTQAMARSLEAAGGVVRLDAPVRQIVVRGGRVAGVVLEDGDAVSAPLVVSNAHVVTTLLGLVGEAHLEPRLAERIRSIRIGNGFGMTVRCAAEELPDYTSDPSGGRPHESHHGLQLLAPSMQYVRDAYADYLRGEPSRDPAVIAMTFSAIDPDVAPPGKHTVFLWSQYFPYELAGGRQWDDIREGVADNVLEVLYRYAPNMRGKIIDRFIQTPLDLERRLALLRGNVMHVEMSLDQMFMFRPLPELASYRMPIKGLYMTGASMHPGGGVFAAAGYNAARTVLADRARERAKLWLGGLAAGAAGLALAGRMAAKGSR from the coding sequence ATGGCATACGACTACGACGCGATCATCGTGGGGGGCGGCCACAACGGACTGACCTGCGCGGGCTACCTGGCGCGGGCTGGGATGCGCGTGCTGGTCTGCGAGCGCAGGCCGATCGTGGGCGGCGCGGTCTGCACCGAGGAGGTCATCCCCGGCTACAAGATCGACGTCGGCTCCTCGGCCCACATCATGATTCACATGACCCCGGTGGTGCGCGAGCTGGAGCTGGAGCGCTACGGGCTGGAGTATATCGACATGGACCCGTGGGGCTACCACCCGCTGCTGGGCAGGCCGGGCGCGCTGGCCTTCTACCGCGACTTCAACCGCACCTACGCCTCGATCGAGAAGATCTCGCCGCAGGATGCCGAGGCCTACCGCGAGTTTGTGGAGTTCTGGCGGCCCATCAACGAGGGCGTATTCGAGGCCTTCATGCGCCCGCCCAGCATGGGCGCGCTGGTGGGCGGCGTGGCCAAGGGCCAGATCAAATCGGGCCAGATCGCGCGCTCGATTGAGACGACGCGGCGGCTGTTCTCATCCTACGGCCAGCTGATCGCCGAGACCTTCCGCAGCGAGCCGATGCGCGCGGCCATGACCTGGCTGGCCGCGCAGTCTGGCCCGCCGCCGGATGAGCTGGGCGCGGGCGACTTCTTCGGCTGGCACACCATGATCCACCAGAGCGGCGCGATGCACCCGCGCGGCGGCTCGGGCATGCTGACCCAGGCCATGGCGCGCTCGCTGGAGGCGGCGGGCGGCGTGGTGCGGCTGGATGCGCCGGTGCGCCAGATCGTGGTGCGCGGCGGCAGGGTGGCGGGCGTGGTGCTGGAGGACGGCGATGCGGTCAGCGCGCCGCTGGTGGTCTCGAACGCGCACGTGGTGACGACGCTGCTGGGGCTGGTGGGCGAGGCCCACCTAGAGCCGCGCCTGGCCGAGCGCATCCGCTCCATCCGCATCGGCAACGGCTTTGGCATGACGGTGCGCTGCGCCGCCGAGGAGCTGCCCGACTATACATCCGACCCATCCGGCGGCAGGCCGCACGAGAGCCACCACGGCCTGCAGCTGCTGGCCCCATCCATGCAGTACGTGCGTGATGCCTACGCCGACTACCTGCGCGGCGAGCCATCGCGCGACCCGGCGGTGATCGCCATGACCTTCAGCGCCATCGACCCGGATGTTGCGCCGCCCGGCAAGCACACGGTGTTCCTGTGGTCGCAGTATTTCCCCTACGAGCTGGCGGGCGGCAGGCAGTGGGACGACATCCGCGAGGGCGTGGCCGACAATGTGCTGGAGGTGCTCTACCGCTACGCGCCTAACATGCGCGGCAAGATCATCGACCGCTTCATCCAGACCCCGCTCGACCTAGAGCGGCGGCTGGCGCTGCTGCGCGGCAACGTGATGCACGTGGAGATGTCGCTCGACCAGATGTTTATGTTCCGCCCGCTGCCCGAGCTGGCCTCGTACCGCATGCCGATTAAGGGCCTGTATATGACCGGGGCCTCGATGCACCCCGGCGGCGGGGTGTTCGCGGCGGCGGGCTACAACGCCGCCCGCACGGTGCTGGCCGACCGCGCCCGCGAGCGCGCCAAGCTCTGGCTGGGCGGGCTGGCCGCAGGCGCGGCGGGCCTGGCGCTGGCTGGGCGCATGGCCGCGAAGGGGAGCCGTTAA
- a CDS encoding tetratricopeptide repeat protein, translating into MSDDIAAWLYDGAVAVTEGRYEDAQALLMRVIEQDEQNELAWLWLSGAVTDAGDQQIALENVLAINPHNAAAQTGLAHLRNQQAFTPGNVTFTSAPSGGEWQPPAPLDEDDVRELTCWQCSASLYSVAQFCWQCHAAVHCCNNCEFRTVQRCKELQDLTATMAQAAQNRCEWWRPSA; encoded by the coding sequence ATGTCCGACGATATTGCAGCTTGGCTCTATGATGGTGCGGTCGCCGTCACCGAAGGGCGCTACGAGGACGCCCAGGCGCTGCTGATGCGCGTGATCGAGCAGGACGAGCAGAACGAGCTGGCCTGGCTCTGGCTCAGCGGCGCGGTCACCGACGCGGGCGACCAGCAGATCGCCCTGGAGAACGTGCTAGCCATCAACCCCCATAACGCTGCTGCGCAGACCGGGCTGGCCCACCTGCGCAACCAGCAGGCCTTCACCCCCGGCAATGTCACCTTCACCAGCGCCCCCAGCGGCGGCGAGTGGCAGCCCCCAGCGCCGCTGGACGAGGACGACGTGCGCGAGCTGACCTGCTGGCAGTGCAGCGCCTCGCTCTACAGCGTGGCCCAGTTCTGCTGGCAGTGCCACGCCGCCGTCCACTGCTGCAACAACTGCGAGTTCCGCACCGTGCAGCGCTGCAAAGAGCTGCAGGATCTGACGGCCACCATGGCCCAGGCCGCGCAGAACCGCTGCGAGTGGTGGCGCCCGTCGGCCTAG
- a CDS encoding DNA-directed RNA polymerase subunit beta' encodes MLEINDFNAIRISLASPDDIMAWSHGEVTKPETINYRTLKPERDGLFCEKIFGPTKDWECYCGKYKRVRYKGVICDKCGVEVTRSKVRRDRMGHIQLASPVSHIWFVKGTPSRLGLLLDISPRNLERVLYFASYVVTNVDDEAKGFMREQIQHDYAEKRERIQGQAEGKRIELSSQLTQDIGGMENAQLSAQRRIAEDYDVARQTLQSEAEALRGDLEERAGEITEEDILYRGVVLVEEGEGISEKVLDQLDELVEQELDTLEQRRQRDMADAELLTDAERERKEHEVIQERERLQERLQRELDTLIREEKDKLEHLDAIKMRRILSEVEYRQLREIAPGVFKADMGAGAVRELVIKTVDLEKMGEDLQVEVQTTQGQRRKKATKRLRVVEAFRKSGNRPEWMIMTVLPVIPPDLRPMVQLDGGRFATSDLNDLYRRVINRNNRLKRLMELNAPEIIVRNEKRMLQEAVDALIDNGRRGRAVSGKGKHRLKSLSDMLKGKQGRFRQNLLGKRVDYSGRSVIVVGPNLKLHQCGLPKKMALELFKPFVMRRLVEKGFAHNIKSAKRIVERVRPEVWDVLEEVIKDYLVLLNRAPSLHRLSIQAFEAKLIEGSAIQLHPLVCAAFNADFDGDQMAVHVPLSRKAQEEARLRMLSKYNLLSPAHGDPIITPSQDIVLGCYYLTQVQPAARGAGKTFSSVDEAMIAYDQGFLGIQAPIFVRFDSEAALRDFTVGASNVSLSNDMVPAPAANGVRSADAQEVAAMRHWIPSDTDDMTTFVIGKQQRVRQLESGKLLLETSIGRLIFNNALLPPLRFVNDLVPKKGLKEIIARCYKHYTTPSNIPEEALDNIRQQYGDRSMDELARIYGSEMTAIQADKIKNLGFKYATRGGMTVGVVDVEVPPIKLDILASADQRVRDVDKQFRRGLITEEERYREVVAIWTDATKQTAEAVKVNLDSYKPVAMMINSGARGNANQLSQLAGMRGLMSDPTGRIIELPIKSNFREGLSVLEYFVSTHGGRKGLADTAMRTADAGYLTRRLVDVAQDAIITIDDCGTELGVWMHSVDDRGVPEDVSDRLIGRVAAQEIVDPKTGEILVPKNAEIDEEMASLVKAAGITSAYVRSPLACQAEHGVCKLCYGRNLATGKLVDIGEAVGIIAAQSIGEPGTQLTLRTFHTGGVASADDITQGLPRVQEIFEARSPKGKSVLAEIDGTVEIIREDETRRLRIVSADIYTDEQDMPPHYVLTVSDGAEVSEGQVIAESNNVSLGGAPIMARLTGRVHVDLSAGKIVVVQEDHEEKEVPIPATARLRVDNGQRVMAGQMLTEGSADPQEMLALQGREAVERYLVNEAQKVYRSQGVTINDKHIEIITRQMLRRVRIDEPGDTGMLPGELIDSVDFQRINESVVSQGGEPATASTVLLGITKASLSTDSFLSAASFQDTTRVLTEAAITGKVDYLRGLKENVVIGKLIPAGTGIEKRRQLAEEMMGELAAGRVESLGQDDILGAAGGREAVAVETRTANDELIRERLRALLDGDLPLDAAGDLGDAGDASDAGIEGGDEAFPEAGEDA; translated from the coding sequence ATGCTGGAAATTAATGATTTCAACGCGATTCGCATCAGCCTTGCATCTCCGGATGATATTATGGCTTGGTCGCATGGCGAAGTGACAAAGCCAGAAACAATTAATTATCGAACTTTAAAGCCAGAACGTGATGGTTTGTTCTGTGAGAAAATATTTGGCCCCACAAAGGATTGGGAATGCTATTGTGGAAAATACAAGCGTGTACGTTATAAAGGCGTCATTTGCGACAAATGCGGCGTCGAAGTAACACGCTCTAAGGTGCGACGTGACCGAATGGGCCACATCCAGCTGGCTTCGCCGGTTTCGCACATCTGGTTTGTCAAGGGCACGCCCAGCCGCCTCGGCCTGCTGCTCGATATCTCGCCGCGCAACCTGGAGCGCGTGCTCTACTTCGCATCCTATGTGGTGACGAATGTGGACGACGAGGCCAAGGGCTTCATGCGCGAGCAGATCCAGCACGACTACGCTGAGAAGCGCGAGCGCATCCAGGGCCAGGCCGAGGGCAAGCGCATCGAGCTTTCCTCGCAGCTGACCCAGGACATCGGCGGCATGGAGAACGCGCAGCTCTCCGCCCAGCGCCGGATCGCCGAGGACTATGATGTGGCGCGGCAGACGCTGCAGTCCGAGGCCGAGGCCCTGCGCGGCGACCTGGAGGAGCGCGCCGGCGAGATCACCGAGGAGGACATCCTCTACCGCGGCGTGGTGCTGGTCGAGGAGGGCGAGGGCATCTCCGAGAAGGTGCTGGACCAGCTGGACGAGCTGGTCGAGCAGGAGCTTGATACGCTTGAGCAGCGCCGCCAGCGCGACATGGCCGACGCCGAGCTGCTGACCGATGCCGAGCGCGAGCGCAAAGAGCATGAGGTCATCCAGGAGCGCGAGCGCCTGCAGGAGCGGCTCCAGCGCGAGCTTGACACCCTTATCCGCGAGGAGAAGGATAAGCTGGAGCACCTGGACGCGATCAAGATGCGCCGGATCCTGAGCGAGGTCGAGTACCGCCAGCTGCGCGAGATCGCCCCCGGCGTGTTCAAGGCCGATATGGGCGCGGGCGCGGTGCGCGAGCTGGTGATCAAGACCGTGGACCTGGAGAAGATGGGCGAGGACCTGCAGGTCGAGGTGCAGACCACCCAGGGCCAGCGCCGCAAGAAGGCCACCAAGCGCCTGCGCGTGGTCGAGGCCTTCCGCAAGAGCGGCAACCGCCCCGAGTGGATGATTATGACGGTGCTGCCGGTCATCCCGCCCGACCTGCGCCCCATGGTGCAGCTCGACGGCGGCCGCTTCGCCACATCCGACCTGAACGACCTCTACCGCCGCGTGATCAACCGCAACAACCGCCTCAAGCGCCTGATGGAGCTGAATGCGCCGGAGATCATCGTGCGTAACGAGAAGCGTATGCTCCAGGAGGCTGTGGATGCGCTGATCGACAACGGTCGGCGTGGCCGCGCGGTCTCGGGCAAGGGCAAGCACCGCCTGAAGAGCCTGAGCGACATGCTCAAGGGCAAGCAGGGCCGCTTCCGCCAGAACCTGCTGGGCAAGCGCGTGGACTACTCGGGCCGCTCGGTGATCGTGGTTGGCCCCAACCTGAAGCTGCACCAGTGCGGCCTGCCCAAGAAGATGGCGCTTGAGCTGTTCAAGCCCTTCGTGATGCGGCGGCTGGTGGAGAAGGGCTTCGCGCACAACATCAAGTCGGCCAAGCGCATTGTGGAGCGCGTGCGCCCCGAGGTGTGGGATGTGCTGGAGGAAGTCATCAAGGACTACCTTGTGCTGCTCAACCGCGCCCCGTCGCTGCACCGACTCTCGATCCAGGCCTTCGAGGCCAAGCTGATCGAAGGCTCGGCCATCCAGCTGCACCCGCTGGTCTGCGCCGCCTTCAACGCCGACTTCGACGGCGACCAGATGGCCGTGCACGTGCCGCTCTCGCGCAAGGCGCAGGAGGAGGCCCGGCTGCGCATGCTGTCGAAGTACAACCTGCTCTCGCCCGCCCACGGCGACCCGATCATCACGCCCTCGCAGGACATCGTGCTGGGCTGCTACTACCTGACCCAGGTGCAGCCGGCCGCGCGCGGCGCTGGCAAGACCTTCAGCTCGGTGGATGAGGCGATGATCGCCTACGACCAGGGCTTCCTGGGCATCCAGGCCCCGATCTTTGTGCGCTTCGACTCCGAGGCGGCGCTGCGCGACTTCACGGTGGGCGCGTCGAACGTGAGCCTCTCGAACGACATGGTGCCTGCACCTGCGGCCAACGGCGTGCGCAGCGCCGATGCCCAGGAGGTGGCGGCGATGCGCCACTGGATCCCCAGCGACACGGACGATATGACCACGTTTGTGATCGGGAAGCAGCAGCGCGTGCGCCAGCTGGAGAGCGGTAAGCTGCTGCTGGAGACCTCGATCGGACGCCTGATCTTCAACAACGCGCTGCTGCCCCCGCTGCGCTTTGTGAACGACCTGGTGCCCAAGAAGGGCCTCAAGGAGATCATCGCCCGCTGCTACAAGCACTACACCACGCCCAGCAACATCCCCGAGGAGGCGCTGGACAACATTCGCCAGCAGTATGGTGATCGCTCGATGGATGAGCTGGCCCGCATCTACGGCTCGGAGATGACGGCCATCCAGGCCGACAAGATCAAGAACCTTGGCTTCAAGTACGCGACCCGCGGCGGCATGACCGTCGGCGTGGTGGATGTCGAGGTTCCGCCGATCAAGCTGGACATCCTGGCGAGCGCCGATCAGCGCGTGCGCGATGTGGACAAGCAGTTCCGCCGCGGTCTGATCACCGAGGAGGAGCGCTACCGCGAGGTGGTGGCGATCTGGACCGATGCGACCAAGCAGACCGCCGAGGCCGTGAAGGTCAACCTGGACTCCTACAAGCCGGTGGCTATGATGATCAACTCCGGCGCTCGTGGTAACGCCAACCAGCTCTCGCAGCTGGCCGGTATGCGTGGCCTGATGTCCGACCCGACCGGGCGAATCATCGAGCTGCCGATCAAGTCGAACTTCCGCGAGGGCCTCTCGGTGCTGGAGTACTTTGTGTCTACCCACGGTGGGCGCAAGGGTCTGGCCGATACCGCCATGCGTACTGCCGACGCGGGCTACCTGACCCGCCGTCTGGTGGATGTGGCGCAGGATGCGATCATCACGATCGACGACTGCGGCACAGAGCTGGGTGTGTGGATGCACAGCGTGGACGATCGCGGCGTGCCCGAGGATGTCTCGGATCGCCTGATCGGGCGTGTGGCGGCGCAGGAGATCGTGGATCCGAAGACGGGCGAGATCCTGGTTCCCAAAAATGCCGAGATCGACGAGGAGATGGCGTCGCTGGTGAAGGCCGCTGGCATCACCTCGGCGTACGTGCGCTCGCCGCTGGCATGCCAGGCCGAGCACGGTGTCTGCAAGCTGTGCTATGGCCGCAACCTGGCCACCGGCAAGCTGGTGGACATCGGCGAGGCGGTGGGCATCATCGCCGCCCAGTCGATCGGCGAGCCTGGTACACAGCTGACTCTGCGAACCTTCCACACCGGCGGCGTGGCCTCGGCAGACGACATCACCCAGGGTCTGCCGCGCGTGCAGGAGATCTTCGAGGCCCGCTCGCCCAAGGGCAAGTCGGTGCTGGCCGAGATCGACGGCACGGTCGAGATCATCCGCGAGGATGAGACCCGGCGGCTGCGCATCGTCTCTGCCGACATCTACACCGATGAGCAGGACATGCCGCCACACTACGTGCTGACCGTCTCCGATGGGGCCGAGGTCTCCGAGGGCCAAGTGATCGCCGAGAGCAACAACGTGAGCCTGGGCGGCGCGCCGATCATGGCACGCCTGACGGGCCGCGTGCACGTCGACCTTTCGGCTGGGAAGATCGTGGTGGTGCAGGAGGATCACGAGGAGAAGGAAGTTCCCATCCCCGCGACCGCCCGCCTGCGGGTGGACAATGGCCAGCGCGTGATGGCCGGCCAGATGCTGACCGAAGGCTCGGCAGACCCGCAGGAGATGCTGGCGCTGCAGGGCCGCGAGGCGGTGGAGCGCTACCTGGTGAACGAGGCCCAGAAGGTCTATCGCTCGCAGGGTGTGACGATCAACGACAAGCACATCGAGATCATCACGCGCCAGATGCTGCGCCGCGTGCGCATCGACGAGCCAGGCGACACCGGCATGCTGCCGGGCGAGCTGATCGACTCGGTCGATTTCCAGCGCATCAACGAGTCGGTGGTGAGCCAGGGCGGCGAGCCAGCCACGGCATCCACTGTGCTGCTGGGCATCACCAAGGCCTCGCTCTCGACCGACAGTTTCCTGTCGGCGGCGTCCTTCCAGGACACCACCCGCGTGCTTACCGAGGCCGCGATCACCGGCAAGGTCGACTACCTGCGCGGCCTGAAGGAGAACGTGGTCATCGGCAAGCTCATCCCGGCGGGCACGGGCATCGAGAAGCGCCGCCAGCTGGCCGAGGAGATGATGGGCGAGCTGGCCGCCGGCCGCGTCGAGTCGCTGGGCCAGGATGATATCCTGGGTGCGGCGGGCGGTCGCGAGGCGGTGGCGGTGGAGACCCGCACGGCCAACGACGAGCTGATCCGCGAGCGCCTGCGCGCCCTGCTGGATGGCGACCTGCCGCTTGATGCGGCTGGCGACCTGGGCGACGCTGGCGACGCCAGCGATGCTGGCATCGAGGGCGGCGACGAGGCCTTCCCCGAGGCGGGCGAGGACGCGTAG
- a CDS encoding GNAT family N-acetyltransferase, whose protein sequence is MHHQITPLSFRPAREGDREAVFAMVATVWGGTDYIPSIWDAWLHAEDGPMLVGTLGDERPVALCKLTGLTPAEDWLEGVRVDPAFRGQGFARAMIRHAIAAARERGKRTLRYQTDESNTTMHRLAEELGFTLSNRPRWWVGAPVLGEPAFRPLGPERLPQLLAEIAASPLLRQTSGLFSVSWTAYELTEQQLRQRLAAGQVVGIPGDEAWAIVTTSRVGGCWVGYAAGPHAQLVRLLAEVRRSPNPDEPEMYVRAHFPAGAAVLDALAEAGFQPGEHNARVYTYQLGE, encoded by the coding sequence ATGCACCACCAGATCACCCCGCTCAGCTTCCGCCCCGCCCGCGAGGGCGACCGCGAGGCCGTGTTCGCCATGGTCGCCACCGTCTGGGGCGGCACCGACTACATCCCCTCGATCTGGGACGCATGGCTGCACGCCGAGGATGGCCCCATGCTTGTGGGCACGCTGGGCGACGAACGCCCGGTGGCGCTGTGCAAGCTCACCGGCCTGACGCCCGCCGAGGACTGGCTGGAGGGCGTGCGGGTCGACCCGGCGTTTCGCGGCCAGGGCTTCGCCCGCGCCATGATCCGCCACGCCATCGCGGCGGCGCGCGAGCGCGGCAAGCGCACCCTGCGCTACCAGACCGACGAGAGCAACACCACCATGCACCGCCTGGCCGAGGAGCTGGGCTTCACGCTCTCCAACCGGCCCCGCTGGTGGGTGGGCGCGCCGGTGCTGGGCGAGCCAGCCTTCCGCCCGCTCGGCCCCGAGCGCCTGCCCCAGCTGCTGGCCGAGATCGCGGCCTCGCCGCTGCTGCGCCAGACCAGCGGGCTGTTCTCGGTGAGCTGGACGGCCTACGAGCTGACCGAGCAGCAGCTGCGCCAGCGGCTGGCGGCGGGGCAGGTGGTGGGCATCCCTGGCGACGAGGCCTGGGCCATCGTCACCACCTCGCGGGTGGGCGGGTGCTGGGTGGGCTACGCGGCGGGGCCGCACGCCCAGCTCGTGCGGCTGCTGGCCGAGGTGCGCCGCAGCCCCAACCCCGACGAGCCGGAGATGTACGTGCGCGCCCATTTCCCCGCTGGCGCTGCCGTGCTCGACGCCCTGGCCGAGGCCGGGTTCCAGCCCGGCGAGCACAACGCGCGGGTCTACACCTACCAGCTGGGCGAGTAG